The following coding sequences lie in one Microvirga sp. 17 mud 1-3 genomic window:
- a CDS encoding anti-sigma factor, whose protein sequence is MTVERPIGEDDLQAYVDGYLQPDRRAAVDAYLASHDEAAAQVAAYMRQREALRQRLSGKAGEPIPSRLRVANLVSERRHSRWPSLATAAAVAGLLAGSVIGAVGHAWLTRESTPTAQERIGPVAQDAFAAYRTYVVETAHPVEVGASQEAHLVQWLSRRLGKPLQAPDLTGQGFRLIGGRLLPAESSPAALFMYEDTAGRRLTLYARPGSGDEPTTFRFEAQGNVSAFLWIDRDLSYAVTGRMEREKLLLIAEAIYSQTETQPTERKGSL, encoded by the coding sequence ATGACGGTCGAGCGCCCGATCGGCGAGGACGACCTTCAGGCCTATGTGGACGGATATTTGCAGCCCGACCGCAGGGCGGCCGTGGATGCCTACCTTGCGTCACACGACGAGGCCGCAGCACAGGTCGCTGCCTATATGCGCCAGCGCGAAGCCCTCCGTCAGCGACTGAGCGGGAAAGCCGGCGAGCCGATCCCCTCACGCCTCCGCGTCGCCAATCTCGTGAGCGAGCGCCGACACTCTCGTTGGCCAAGCCTCGCCACAGCAGCAGCCGTGGCGGGGCTTCTGGCCGGCTCCGTCATTGGAGCCGTGGGCCATGCCTGGTTGACCCGGGAGAGCACGCCCACGGCGCAGGAACGGATCGGGCCTGTCGCACAAGATGCCTTTGCGGCGTACCGGACCTATGTGGTCGAGACCGCTCATCCGGTCGAAGTCGGGGCCAGCCAGGAGGCGCACCTCGTGCAATGGCTTTCGCGCCGACTCGGCAAGCCTCTCCAGGCCCCCGACCTGACGGGCCAGGGCTTCCGCCTCATCGGCGGGCGCCTGCTCCCGGCCGAGTCCTCGCCCGCTGCCCTCTTCATGTACGAGGATACAGCCGGGAGACGCCTGACCCTCTATGCTCGCCCCGGCAGCGGCGACGAACCGACCACGTTCCGCTTCGAGGCACAGGGCAACGTTTCGGCCTTCCTGTGGATCGACCGGGACCTGTCCTATGCGGTGACGGGGCGTATGGAGCGGGAGAAGCTCCTCTTGATCGCCGAGGCGATCTACAGCCAGACCG